The sequence GCATGGGGGATTTCATTAATTTATCCCTAAGCTCCGCGCTCGTTCCACCTCCCAGATTCGCTTCCGTCTTCATTTCCTGCAGAGGGTCCAAGCGTGCCTCGAGAATCTGCCAGAAGCTCTGGTAGTTCAGAGAGACGAAGAGTGCAGCGAAGAGAGCGGCGAAGGTTCCTCCGAAACGAACGGTGTCGATGAGGAAGAGCGAGATTCTGCTGTAACGCTTGGGCTCTCTGCGAGGTCGCATCACCCAGACCGGCTGTGCGAGAAAGGCCCACACTCCGTGGGTGCCGCTCAGGAATCCCGCTTTGAGTCCGCGCAGAGCTCTGTAGAATCCTGCAGCACTGAAACGGTACTGTCGGACACTCTCTTCAATGAGCTCATTGGCTCCCATTGCGGCCGTTGCCGGGAGGGCGGAGAAGAGCGACCGGCGGGGGGCTGATCGGTTCGGCAGCACAGACTTTTTCTGTTCATCCTGGGCTCCCTGAGCAAGAGGCTCCTCTCCCTTGAGTGGAACGGCCTGCGTCTGCTCCGGCGGTGGAACAGGCACCTCTGCACCGGTCAGGACGATATTGCCCTCCGTGTCGTAGGAGGCTGCGTGTTGCCGGCGGGAGTGTCGTTCAGATGGAATCATCACAGTATACCTCAGAAAGCCCTTTTGAGCCAATAGAAGCGGTGAACAATGATAGCAGATCTTTCCGTTTCACGCAGGAATCTTCGGCAAACGGCGTCTGCCCTGAATGATGCCGCCGCCCAGCACTTCCTGTCCCCGGTACAGGACCAGCGATTGCCCGGGGGTGACGGCAGAGACAGGCCGATCGAAGTGGAAGAGCCCCCGCTGTCCATTGTGGATGAATACCCCGTGCACTTTTCTGGCTTTGGCCCTGATCCGCGCGGTGAGCTGGTGCCGCCTTCCTTTCGACAGCGGTTCTAAGGTAAAAGTGAGAGAAGATATTTCGATAGATGATTGAAGTTCAG is a genomic window of Candidatus Peribacter riflensis containing:
- a CDS encoding putative sortase yields the protein MIPSERHSRRQHAASYDTEGNIVLTGAEVPVPPPEQTQAVPLKGEEPLAQGAQDEQKKSVLPNRSAPRRSLFSALPATAAMGANELIEESVRQYRFSAAGFYRALRGLKAGFLSGTHGVWAFLAQPVWVMRPRREPKRYSRISLFLIDTVRFGGTFAALFAALFVSLNYQSFWQILEARLDPLQEMKTEANLGGGTSAELRDKLMKSPMLTVAGGQSDGNLLSFLPPVGPPEHRLIIPKLDLNVPIVIPSYEALLREDWSQVETDIQASLEQGVVHYPGTAKPGQAGNFFVTGHSSYYPWATGNYKTVFARLHTLNVDDEYWVYYGGDKHRYIVRSVFEVKPSNVDVLDQPANRRLSTLMTCTPVGTTLRRLIITAEEVDPETGDVLSVGEQPVREQPKYKMEMLPI